From the genome of Delphinus delphis chromosome 8, mDelDel1.2, whole genome shotgun sequence, one region includes:
- the TSKU gene encoding tsukushi isoform X1: MCAPRARHRPNSSLPCCPPGPRLGFKLFSGFLGNSARPPPPCSPGGGLWQPSPHSPPGVLRAARGWDRIGGWGNRQRLRTDPSRGWAERAAHASRTCWEERAHTMLWPLLLLLAAGEAQTTRPCFPGCQCEVETFGLFDSFSLTRVDCSGLGPHIVPVPIPLDTAHLDLSSNRLETVNESVLAGPGYTTLAGLDLSHNLLTRFSPTAFSRLRYLESLDLSHNGLAALPAESFTSSPLSDVNLSHNRLREVSVSAFATHSQGRALHVDLSHNLLHSLVPHPARASLPAPTIQSLNLAWNRLHTVPDLRDLPLRYLSLDGNPLAAIGPGAFEGLAGLTHLSLGSLQRLPQLVPYGFRELQGLQVLDLSSNPKLKWAGPEVFSGLGSLQELDLSGTGLVPLPEKLLLHLPALQSISVGQGVQCRRLVREGIYPRQPGSTPKVALHCIDTQELAAGGSDTL; this comes from the exons ATGTGCGCGCCGAGAGCCAGACACCGCCCCAACTCCTCGCTCCCCTGCTGTCCACCCGGGCCCAGACTTGGCTTCAAACTTTTCTCCGGGTTCCTCGGCAACAGCGCCCGTCCTCCTCCCCCCTGCAGTCCGGGCGGGGGGCTCTGGCAGCCCTCCCCTCATTCACCTCCAGGGGTCCTTAGAGCCGCGAGGGGATGGGACAGGATTGGTGGGTGGGGCAATCGGCAGCGCCTGAGGACTGACCCGAGCCGAGGCTGGGCAGAGCGCGCCGCACACGCCAGCCGAACCTGCTGGGAGGAGAGAG CCCACACCATGCTGTGGCCCCTGCTGCTGTTGCTGGCCGCCGGTGAGGCCCAGACCACCCGGCCCTGCTTCCCTGGATGCCAGTGTGAGGTGGAGACCTTTGGCCTCTTCGACAGCTTCAGCCTGACGCGAGTGGATTGCAGCGGCCTGGGCCCTCACATCGTGCCCGTGCCCATCCCCCTGGACACAGCCCACCTGGACCTGTCCTCCAACCGGCTGGAGACGGTGAACGAGTCCGTGCTGGCAGGCCCGGGCTACACCACGCTGGCCGGCCTGGATCTCAGCCACAACCTGCTCACCAGGTTCTCGCCCACGGCCTTCTCCCGCCTTCGCTACCTGGAGTCACTCGACCTCAGCCACAATGGCCTGGCCGCGCTGCCCGCCGAGAGCTTCACCAGCTCGCCCCTGAGCGACGTGAACCTGAGCCACAACCGGCTCCGCGAGGTCTCCGTGTCCGCCTTCGCCACCCACAGCCAGGGCAGGGCGCTGCACGTGGACCTCTCGCACAACCTCCTCCACAGCCTCGTGCCCCACCCCGCGCGGGCCAGCCTGCCGGCGCCCACCATTCAGAGCCTGAACCTGGCCTGGAACCGGCTCCACACTGTGCCCGACCTCCGGGACTTGCCCCTGCGCTACCTGAGCTTGGACGGGAACCCACTGGCGGCCATCGGCCCAGGGGCCTTCGAGGGGCTGGCGGGCCTTACACACCTGTCGCTGGGCAGCCTGCAGCGTCTCCCCCAGCTGGTGCCCTATGGCTTCCGTGAGCTGCAGGGCCTGCAGGTCCTGGATTTGTCAAGCAACCCCAAGCTCAAGTGGGCAGGACCCGAGGTGTTCTCAGGCCTGGGCTCCCTGCAGGAGCTGGACCTGTCAGGCACGGGCCTGGTGCCCCTGCCCGAGAAGCTGCTTCTCCACCTCCCGGCGCTGCAGAGCATCAGCGTGGGCCAGGGCGTGCAGTGCCGGCGCCTGGTGCGGGAGGGCATCtaccccaggcagcctggctccacccCCAAGGTGGCCCTGCACTGCATAGACACCCAGGAATTAGCTGCTGGGGGCTCTGATACCTTGTGA
- the TSKU gene encoding tsukushi isoform X2 has protein sequence MGSRSSVGIVLWCPAWPAVGSRGPGTRLLEQSRPGGLLNLTSASTCSVADPVPRAKDIKGNLTPFLPTGGQTAHTMLWPLLLLLAAGEAQTTRPCFPGCQCEVETFGLFDSFSLTRVDCSGLGPHIVPVPIPLDTAHLDLSSNRLETVNESVLAGPGYTTLAGLDLSHNLLTRFSPTAFSRLRYLESLDLSHNGLAALPAESFTSSPLSDVNLSHNRLREVSVSAFATHSQGRALHVDLSHNLLHSLVPHPARASLPAPTIQSLNLAWNRLHTVPDLRDLPLRYLSLDGNPLAAIGPGAFEGLAGLTHLSLGSLQRLPQLVPYGFRELQGLQVLDLSSNPKLKWAGPEVFSGLGSLQELDLSGTGLVPLPEKLLLHLPALQSISVGQGVQCRRLVREGIYPRQPGSTPKVALHCIDTQELAAGGSDTL, from the exons ATGGGGTCCCGGTCTTCTGTCGGGATTGTACTCTGGTGCCCAGCATGGCCGGCAGTTGGAAGCAGAGGACCAGGAACAAGGCTGTTGGAGCAATCCAGGCCAGGAGGTCTCCTGAACCTGACCAGTGCaag TACCTGCTCTGTGGCAGACCCAGTACCCAGGGCCAAGGACATAAAAGGGAACCTAACCCCATTCCTGCCCACAGGAGGACAGACAG CCCACACCATGCTGTGGCCCCTGCTGCTGTTGCTGGCCGCCGGTGAGGCCCAGACCACCCGGCCCTGCTTCCCTGGATGCCAGTGTGAGGTGGAGACCTTTGGCCTCTTCGACAGCTTCAGCCTGACGCGAGTGGATTGCAGCGGCCTGGGCCCTCACATCGTGCCCGTGCCCATCCCCCTGGACACAGCCCACCTGGACCTGTCCTCCAACCGGCTGGAGACGGTGAACGAGTCCGTGCTGGCAGGCCCGGGCTACACCACGCTGGCCGGCCTGGATCTCAGCCACAACCTGCTCACCAGGTTCTCGCCCACGGCCTTCTCCCGCCTTCGCTACCTGGAGTCACTCGACCTCAGCCACAATGGCCTGGCCGCGCTGCCCGCCGAGAGCTTCACCAGCTCGCCCCTGAGCGACGTGAACCTGAGCCACAACCGGCTCCGCGAGGTCTCCGTGTCCGCCTTCGCCACCCACAGCCAGGGCAGGGCGCTGCACGTGGACCTCTCGCACAACCTCCTCCACAGCCTCGTGCCCCACCCCGCGCGGGCCAGCCTGCCGGCGCCCACCATTCAGAGCCTGAACCTGGCCTGGAACCGGCTCCACACTGTGCCCGACCTCCGGGACTTGCCCCTGCGCTACCTGAGCTTGGACGGGAACCCACTGGCGGCCATCGGCCCAGGGGCCTTCGAGGGGCTGGCGGGCCTTACACACCTGTCGCTGGGCAGCCTGCAGCGTCTCCCCCAGCTGGTGCCCTATGGCTTCCGTGAGCTGCAGGGCCTGCAGGTCCTGGATTTGTCAAGCAACCCCAAGCTCAAGTGGGCAGGACCCGAGGTGTTCTCAGGCCTGGGCTCCCTGCAGGAGCTGGACCTGTCAGGCACGGGCCTGGTGCCCCTGCCCGAGAAGCTGCTTCTCCACCTCCCGGCGCTGCAGAGCATCAGCGTGGGCCAGGGCGTGCAGTGCCGGCGCCTGGTGCGGGAGGGCATCtaccccaggcagcctggctccacccCCAAGGTGGCCCTGCACTGCATAGACACCCAGGAATTAGCTGCTGGGGGCTCTGATACCTTGTGA
- the TSKU gene encoding tsukushi isoform X3: MEQPVETEPVSAHTMLWPLLLLLAAGEAQTTRPCFPGCQCEVETFGLFDSFSLTRVDCSGLGPHIVPVPIPLDTAHLDLSSNRLETVNESVLAGPGYTTLAGLDLSHNLLTRFSPTAFSRLRYLESLDLSHNGLAALPAESFTSSPLSDVNLSHNRLREVSVSAFATHSQGRALHVDLSHNLLHSLVPHPARASLPAPTIQSLNLAWNRLHTVPDLRDLPLRYLSLDGNPLAAIGPGAFEGLAGLTHLSLGSLQRLPQLVPYGFRELQGLQVLDLSSNPKLKWAGPEVFSGLGSLQELDLSGTGLVPLPEKLLLHLPALQSISVGQGVQCRRLVREGIYPRQPGSTPKVALHCIDTQELAAGGSDTL; the protein is encoded by the exons ATGGAGCAGCCGGTGGAGACAGAGCCCGTCTCAG CCCACACCATGCTGTGGCCCCTGCTGCTGTTGCTGGCCGCCGGTGAGGCCCAGACCACCCGGCCCTGCTTCCCTGGATGCCAGTGTGAGGTGGAGACCTTTGGCCTCTTCGACAGCTTCAGCCTGACGCGAGTGGATTGCAGCGGCCTGGGCCCTCACATCGTGCCCGTGCCCATCCCCCTGGACACAGCCCACCTGGACCTGTCCTCCAACCGGCTGGAGACGGTGAACGAGTCCGTGCTGGCAGGCCCGGGCTACACCACGCTGGCCGGCCTGGATCTCAGCCACAACCTGCTCACCAGGTTCTCGCCCACGGCCTTCTCCCGCCTTCGCTACCTGGAGTCACTCGACCTCAGCCACAATGGCCTGGCCGCGCTGCCCGCCGAGAGCTTCACCAGCTCGCCCCTGAGCGACGTGAACCTGAGCCACAACCGGCTCCGCGAGGTCTCCGTGTCCGCCTTCGCCACCCACAGCCAGGGCAGGGCGCTGCACGTGGACCTCTCGCACAACCTCCTCCACAGCCTCGTGCCCCACCCCGCGCGGGCCAGCCTGCCGGCGCCCACCATTCAGAGCCTGAACCTGGCCTGGAACCGGCTCCACACTGTGCCCGACCTCCGGGACTTGCCCCTGCGCTACCTGAGCTTGGACGGGAACCCACTGGCGGCCATCGGCCCAGGGGCCTTCGAGGGGCTGGCGGGCCTTACACACCTGTCGCTGGGCAGCCTGCAGCGTCTCCCCCAGCTGGTGCCCTATGGCTTCCGTGAGCTGCAGGGCCTGCAGGTCCTGGATTTGTCAAGCAACCCCAAGCTCAAGTGGGCAGGACCCGAGGTGTTCTCAGGCCTGGGCTCCCTGCAGGAGCTGGACCTGTCAGGCACGGGCCTGGTGCCCCTGCCCGAGAAGCTGCTTCTCCACCTCCCGGCGCTGCAGAGCATCAGCGTGGGCCAGGGCGTGCAGTGCCGGCGCCTGGTGCGGGAGGGCATCtaccccaggcagcctggctccacccCCAAGGTGGCCCTGCACTGCATAGACACCCAGGAATTAGCTGCTGGGGGCTCTGATACCTTGTGA
- the TSKU gene encoding tsukushi isoform X4 yields the protein MLWPLLLLLAAGEAQTTRPCFPGCQCEVETFGLFDSFSLTRVDCSGLGPHIVPVPIPLDTAHLDLSSNRLETVNESVLAGPGYTTLAGLDLSHNLLTRFSPTAFSRLRYLESLDLSHNGLAALPAESFTSSPLSDVNLSHNRLREVSVSAFATHSQGRALHVDLSHNLLHSLVPHPARASLPAPTIQSLNLAWNRLHTVPDLRDLPLRYLSLDGNPLAAIGPGAFEGLAGLTHLSLGSLQRLPQLVPYGFRELQGLQVLDLSSNPKLKWAGPEVFSGLGSLQELDLSGTGLVPLPEKLLLHLPALQSISVGQGVQCRRLVREGIYPRQPGSTPKVALHCIDTQELAAGGSDTL from the coding sequence ATGCTGTGGCCCCTGCTGCTGTTGCTGGCCGCCGGTGAGGCCCAGACCACCCGGCCCTGCTTCCCTGGATGCCAGTGTGAGGTGGAGACCTTTGGCCTCTTCGACAGCTTCAGCCTGACGCGAGTGGATTGCAGCGGCCTGGGCCCTCACATCGTGCCCGTGCCCATCCCCCTGGACACAGCCCACCTGGACCTGTCCTCCAACCGGCTGGAGACGGTGAACGAGTCCGTGCTGGCAGGCCCGGGCTACACCACGCTGGCCGGCCTGGATCTCAGCCACAACCTGCTCACCAGGTTCTCGCCCACGGCCTTCTCCCGCCTTCGCTACCTGGAGTCACTCGACCTCAGCCACAATGGCCTGGCCGCGCTGCCCGCCGAGAGCTTCACCAGCTCGCCCCTGAGCGACGTGAACCTGAGCCACAACCGGCTCCGCGAGGTCTCCGTGTCCGCCTTCGCCACCCACAGCCAGGGCAGGGCGCTGCACGTGGACCTCTCGCACAACCTCCTCCACAGCCTCGTGCCCCACCCCGCGCGGGCCAGCCTGCCGGCGCCCACCATTCAGAGCCTGAACCTGGCCTGGAACCGGCTCCACACTGTGCCCGACCTCCGGGACTTGCCCCTGCGCTACCTGAGCTTGGACGGGAACCCACTGGCGGCCATCGGCCCAGGGGCCTTCGAGGGGCTGGCGGGCCTTACACACCTGTCGCTGGGCAGCCTGCAGCGTCTCCCCCAGCTGGTGCCCTATGGCTTCCGTGAGCTGCAGGGCCTGCAGGTCCTGGATTTGTCAAGCAACCCCAAGCTCAAGTGGGCAGGACCCGAGGTGTTCTCAGGCCTGGGCTCCCTGCAGGAGCTGGACCTGTCAGGCACGGGCCTGGTGCCCCTGCCCGAGAAGCTGCTTCTCCACCTCCCGGCGCTGCAGAGCATCAGCGTGGGCCAGGGCGTGCAGTGCCGGCGCCTGGTGCGGGAGGGCATCtaccccaggcagcctggctccacccCCAAGGTGGCCCTGCACTGCATAGACACCCAGGAATTAGCTGCTGGGGGCTCTGATACCTTGTGA